One genomic region from Streptomyces sp. NBC_00582 encodes:
- a CDS encoding acyl-CoA dehydrogenase family protein produces the protein MARLAQTAGLTDVQQEILSTVRDFVDKEIIPVATELEHRDEYPQAIVDGLKELGLFGLMIPEEYGGLGESLLTYALCVEEIARGWMSVSGIINTHFIVAYMLKQHGTQEQKDHFLPRMAAGDIRGAFSMSEPGLGSDVSAITSKAVKDGDEYVLNGQKMWLTNGGTSSLVAVLVRSDEGHPEGTAPHKSMTTFLVEKEPGFGEVRPGLTIPGKIDKMGYKGVDTTELIMDGLRIPENRVLGGVTGRGFYQMMDGVEVGRVNVAARGCGVAQRAFELGVRYAQQRHTFGKAIAQHQAIQFKLAEMATKVEAAHAMMVNAARKKDSGERNDLEAGMAKYLASEYCKEVVEDAFRIHGGYGFSKEYEIERLYREAPMLLIGEGTAEIQKMIIGRRLLEEYRFQG, from the coding sequence CCGTCCGCGACTTCGTGGACAAGGAGATCATCCCGGTCGCCACCGAGCTGGAGCACCGCGACGAGTACCCGCAAGCGATCGTCGACGGCCTGAAGGAACTCGGCCTGTTCGGCCTGATGATCCCCGAGGAGTACGGGGGCCTGGGCGAGTCGCTCCTCACCTACGCGCTGTGCGTCGAGGAGATCGCCCGGGGCTGGATGTCCGTCTCCGGGATCATCAACACGCACTTCATCGTGGCGTACATGCTCAAGCAGCACGGCACGCAGGAGCAGAAGGACCACTTCCTGCCGCGGATGGCGGCCGGCGACATCCGGGGCGCGTTCTCGATGTCGGAGCCGGGCCTCGGCTCGGACGTGTCGGCGATCACGTCGAAGGCGGTCAAGGACGGCGACGAGTACGTCCTGAACGGTCAGAAGATGTGGCTGACGAACGGCGGTACGTCGTCGCTGGTGGCCGTTCTGGTCCGAAGTGACGAAGGACACCCCGAGGGCACGGCGCCCCACAAGTCGATGACGACCTTCCTCGTGGAGAAGGAGCCCGGCTTCGGTGAGGTCCGCCCCGGCCTCACCATCCCCGGCAAGATCGACAAGATGGGCTACAAGGGGGTCGACACCACCGAGCTCATCATGGACGGCCTGCGGATTCCCGAGAACCGCGTGCTCGGAGGGGTCACCGGCCGAGGTTTTTACCAAATGATGGACGGCGTCGAGGTGGGACGCGTGAATGTGGCGGCGCGTGGCTGCGGTGTCGCTCAGCGTGCCTTCGAGCTGGGCGTCCGCTACGCACAGCAGCGTCACACGTTCGGCAAGGCGATCGCCCAGCACCAGGCCATCCAGTTCAAGCTCGCCGAGATGGCTACCAAGGTCGAGGCGGCGCATGCCATGATGGTGAACGCGGCACGCAAAAAGGACTCCGGAGAACGAAACGACCTCGAGGCCGGTATGGCGAAGTACCTCGCCTCCGAGTACTGCAAGGAGGTCGTGGAGGACGCCTTCCGGATCCACGGCGGCTACGGCTTCTCCAAGGAGTACGAGATCGAGCGCCTCTACCGGGAGGCCCCGATGCTGCTGATCGGTGAAGGTACCGCCGAAATCCAGAAAATGATCATCGGGCGCCGACTGCTCGAAGAGTATCGATTCCAGGGCTAG
- a CDS encoding phosphatidylserine decarboxylase — translation MPHSQTSAHRDRLVGARLARGASPWLLPTVATAAVSLVRARRSGVAKAVAVPATALAAGMLWFFRDPEREIASGRVISPADGVVQSIMPWKDGRTRVAIFMSPLNVHVNRAPLSGTVTSVEHIPGGFVPAFNKESENNERVVWHFDTELGDIEMIQIAGAVARRIVPYLPEGTKVEQGDRIGLIRFGSRVDIYLPEGVDVAVEVGQKTVAGVTRIDRD, via the coding sequence ATGCCCCACAGCCAAACCTCTGCACACCGCGACCGCCTGGTAGGCGCACGCCTCGCGCGCGGAGCATCGCCGTGGCTTCTGCCGACCGTCGCCACCGCAGCCGTCAGCCTGGTCCGCGCCCGCCGCTCGGGCGTCGCCAAGGCCGTCGCCGTGCCCGCCACCGCTCTCGCGGCGGGCATGCTGTGGTTCTTCCGCGACCCCGAGCGCGAGATCGCCTCGGGCCGGGTCATCTCCCCCGCCGACGGAGTGGTGCAGAGCATCATGCCGTGGAAGGACGGACGCACCCGGGTCGCGATCTTCATGAGCCCGCTCAACGTCCACGTCAACCGCGCGCCGCTCTCCGGCACGGTCACGTCCGTCGAGCACATCCCCGGCGGGTTCGTTCCGGCGTTCAACAAGGAGAGCGAGAACAACGAGCGCGTCGTCTGGCACTTCGACACCGAGCTCGGTGACATCGAGATGATCCAGATCGCCGGTGCCGTCGCCCGCCGTATCGTCCCCTACCTCCCCGAGGGCACGAAGGTCGAGCAGGGGGACCGGATCGGCCTCATCCGCTTCGGCTCGCGCGTCGACATCTACCTGCCCGAGGGCGTGGACGTCGCGGTCGAGGTCGGCCAGAAGACCGTGGCGGGGGTGACTCGCATTGACCGTGATTGA
- the pssA gene encoding CDP-diacylglycerol--serine O-phosphatidyltransferase: MTVIDPETQAGWVPEADDADDEEEMPLSLRLSIADTLTLGNATCGFMAVYFTTTGILIPHLTGDQETGMARHSAATAVILMLCAAVFDLFDGLVARKLRSSPMGAELDNLSDLISFGLAPAYFVLVYGMVADDAHQRVAAVGAIVVLLAVVLRLARFSCVTPPNGMFQGMPSPFGALTVVSIVLLELPFVATLLAILGTAWLMVSRVEYPKPRGRLAGAVLAWIVLSMGLLAAWAFDAPSGQLLLQTGCALQLVMGAVIPLVATARRVNTFRDNRREARAAQLP; this comes from the coding sequence TTGACCGTGATTGACCCTGAGACCCAGGCGGGCTGGGTGCCCGAGGCCGACGACGCGGACGACGAGGAGGAGATGCCCCTCTCGCTGCGTCTGTCGATAGCGGACACCCTCACCCTCGGCAACGCCACGTGCGGCTTCATGGCGGTGTACTTCACCACCACCGGCATCCTGATCCCGCACCTCACCGGGGACCAGGAGACCGGCATGGCCCGCCACAGCGCGGCCACCGCCGTCATCCTGATGCTCTGCGCGGCCGTCTTCGACCTGTTCGACGGCCTGGTCGCGCGCAAGCTGCGCAGCTCCCCCATGGGAGCGGAGCTGGACAACCTCTCCGACCTGATCAGCTTCGGCCTGGCCCCGGCGTACTTCGTCCTGGTCTACGGCATGGTCGCCGACGACGCCCACCAGCGGGTGGCGGCGGTCGGCGCGATCGTCGTCCTGCTGGCCGTGGTGCTGCGGCTGGCGAGATTCTCGTGCGTGACACCGCCGAACGGCATGTTCCAGGGCATGCCCTCGCCGTTCGGCGCGCTCACCGTCGTCTCGATCGTGCTGCTCGAGCTGCCCTTCGTCGCGACGCTGCTGGCCATCCTGGGCACCGCCTGGCTGATGGTGAGCCGGGTCGAGTACCCCAAGCCGCGGGGCCGCCTCGCCGGCGCGGTGCTCGCCTGGATCGTGCTGTCGATGGGGCTGCTGGCGGCCTGGGCGTTCGACGCGCCGAGCGGTCAGCTGCTGCTGCAGACCGGCTGCGCGCTGCAGCTCGTCATGGGGGCGGTGATTCCGCTGGTCGCCACGGCTCGGCGGGTGAACACGTTCCGTGACAACCGTCGTGAGGCCCGGGCCGCGCAGTTGCCCTAG
- a CDS encoding glycerate kinase, producing MLVAADKFKGSLTAVQVAERVSAGLRRVVPDVEVEALPVADGGDGTVDAAVAAGFERREVRVAGPLGDEVTAAFALRGDTAVVEMAEASGLQRLPAGVFAPLTASTYGSGELLRAALDAGARTIVFGVGGSATTDGGAGMLSALGARFLDEDGEPVAPGGGGLANLVRADLSGLDPRLSSVELVLASDVDNPLTGPKGAPAVYGPQKGASPDDVEALDAALAHYARVLEAELGPKAAAHATAPGAGAAGGIGYGALLLGARFRAGIEVMLDVLGFAPSLERADLVITGEGSLDAQTLHGKAPAGVAAAARAAGKEVVAVCGRLALPPQALGRAGIRRAYPLTELEPDVSLCITDAGPILERVAEHIARDFLT from the coding sequence GTGCTCGTGGCCGCGGACAAGTTCAAGGGGTCGCTGACGGCCGTACAGGTCGCGGAGCGGGTGTCGGCCGGGCTGCGCCGGGTCGTGCCCGACGTCGAGGTGGAGGCCCTGCCGGTCGCCGACGGAGGCGACGGCACGGTCGACGCGGCGGTCGCGGCCGGGTTCGAACGCCGGGAGGTACGGGTCGCCGGCCCTCTCGGGGACGAGGTCACCGCCGCGTTCGCGCTGCGCGGCGACACCGCCGTGGTGGAGATGGCGGAGGCGAGCGGTCTGCAGCGGCTCCCGGCCGGTGTCTTCGCCCCGCTGACGGCCTCCACGTACGGCTCCGGAGAGCTGCTGCGCGCCGCGCTGGACGCGGGAGCGCGCACGATCGTGTTCGGGGTCGGCGGCAGCGCGACCACCGACGGCGGCGCGGGCATGCTGTCCGCGCTCGGGGCGCGGTTCCTGGACGAGGACGGCGAGCCGGTGGCGCCGGGCGGCGGCGGACTCGCGAACCTGGTCCGCGCCGACCTGTCCGGCCTCGACCCGCGGCTGTCCTCCGTGGAGCTGGTCCTCGCCAGCGACGTCGACAACCCGCTGACCGGCCCGAAGGGCGCCCCGGCGGTGTACGGGCCGCAGAAGGGCGCCTCCCCGGACGACGTGGAGGCACTGGACGCGGCGCTCGCGCACTACGCGCGGGTGCTGGAGGCCGAGCTGGGCCCGAAGGCCGCCGCCCACGCGACCGCGCCGGGCGCCGGCGCGGCGGGCGGCATCGGCTACGGCGCCCTGCTGCTGGGCGCCCGGTTCCGGGCCGGCATCGAGGTGATGCTCGACGTCCTGGGCTTCGCCCCGTCCCTGGAACGGGCGGACCTGGTGATCACCGGCGAGGGCTCCCTGGACGCCCAGACCCTGCACGGCAAGGCCCCCGCCGGCGTCGCGGCGGCCGCCCGCGCGGCCGGCAAGGAGGTCGTCGCGGTCTGCGGTCGCCTCGCCCTCCCCCCGCAGGCCCTGGGCCGCGCCGGAATCCGCCGCGCCTACCCCCTGACGGAGCTCGAACCGGACGTCTCCCTCTGCATCACGGACGCGGGCCCCATCCTGGAACGCGTGGCGGAGCACATCGCCCGGGACTTCCTGACCTGA
- a CDS encoding ADP-ribosylglycohydrolase family protein, with protein sequence MTPMGTPEGTGPALADRVHGGWLGRIAGNMLGKPVEQGEVWTRDRIDGYLRRADALPLTDYLPEPPTEEDRRRLRPEWRSCVRGRVHGSCRDDDIDYAILGLDLLETHGFDFTTEAVGDLWLLRLPYLQTFTAERAAYRNLANGIRPPLTATYDNPYQEWIGALIRADVFGWTCPGAPHRAASLARRDAVLSHTGNGVYGAMWSAALIAAAFTAPSVRGAVEEALGVVPASCRLARTVRRVTALHDAGLAWEDTLATLTDETAGLGWIHTVPNAAVLTAGLLYGDGDFTRTIALTVRGGLDTDSNGATAGSVAGVLTGARAIPARWTEPLQDTVHSAVFGFDGVHISELAERTVRLAET encoded by the coding sequence ATGACCCCCATGGGGACTCCCGAGGGCACCGGGCCCGCCCTCGCCGACCGTGTGCACGGCGGCTGGCTCGGCCGTATCGCCGGCAACATGCTCGGCAAACCCGTCGAACAGGGCGAGGTGTGGACCCGCGACCGCATCGACGGCTATCTGCGCCGCGCGGACGCGCTCCCGCTCACCGACTACCTGCCCGAACCGCCCACCGAGGAGGACCGCCGACGGCTGCGGCCCGAGTGGCGGAGCTGTGTGCGCGGGCGGGTCCACGGCAGTTGCCGCGACGACGACATCGACTACGCGATCCTCGGCCTCGACCTGCTGGAGACCCACGGGTTCGACTTCACCACCGAGGCGGTCGGCGACCTGTGGCTGCTGCGGCTGCCGTATCTGCAGACGTTCACCGCCGAGCGCGCCGCGTACCGCAACCTCGCCAACGGCATCAGACCGCCGCTGACGGCGACGTACGACAATCCGTACCAGGAGTGGATCGGCGCCCTCATCCGCGCCGACGTCTTCGGCTGGACCTGCCCGGGTGCCCCGCACCGGGCGGCCTCCCTCGCCCGCCGGGACGCGGTGCTCTCGCACACCGGGAACGGGGTCTACGGCGCCATGTGGTCGGCGGCGCTGATCGCGGCGGCGTTCACCGCGCCGAGCGTGCGCGGCGCGGTCGAGGAGGCGCTGGGCGTCGTCCCCGCGAGCTGCCGCCTCGCCCGGACCGTGCGCCGGGTCACGGCCCTCCACGACGCGGGCCTGGCCTGGGAGGACACGCTGGCCACCCTGACCGACGAGACGGCCGGCCTCGGCTGGATCCACACCGTCCCGAACGCCGCCGTCCTCACCGCGGGCCTCCTCTACGGCGACGGCGACTTCACTCGCACCATCGCCCTCACCGTCCGCGGCGGCCTGGACACCGACTCCAACGGCGCCACGGCCGGCTCGGTGGCCGGCGTGCTGACCGGCGCACGGGCGATCCCGGCCCGCTGGACGGAGCCCCTGCAGGACACCGTGCACAGCGCGGTGTTCGGCTTCGACGGGGTCCACATCAGCGAACTGGCGGAGCGGACGGTGAGACTGGCGGAGACGTAG
- a CDS encoding NUDIX domain-containing protein has protein sequence MTASSASDFAAYVATLPRVLAGAAALFRDARGRVLLVEPNYRDGWALPGGTIESDRNETPREGARRETLEEIGLDRPLGRLLAVDWSVGPGRPPLVAYLYDGGVLDEDDLKAIRLQEEELLSWRLVPREDLTAHLLGALGHRVLAALDTLTDGSGPVELENGRRVD, from the coding sequence ATGACTGCTTCCAGCGCCTCCGACTTCGCCGCGTACGTCGCCACCCTGCCCCGCGTCCTGGCCGGCGCCGCCGCCCTCTTCCGGGACGCGCGGGGACGGGTCCTGCTCGTCGAGCCGAACTACCGCGACGGCTGGGCGCTGCCGGGCGGCACCATCGAGTCCGACCGGAACGAGACGCCTCGCGAGGGTGCGCGCCGCGAGACGCTGGAGGAGATCGGCCTCGACCGTCCGCTCGGCCGGCTGCTCGCGGTGGACTGGTCGGTCGGGCCGGGCCGGCCGCCGCTGGTGGCGTACCTCTACGACGGCGGGGTCCTCGACGAGGACGACCTCAAGGCGATCCGGCTCCAGGAGGAAGAGCTGCTGTCCTGGCGGCTCGTACCGCGCGAGGACCTCACCGCCCACCTCCTGGGCGCCCTCGGCCACCGCGTCCTCGCCGCACTGGACACCCTCACTGACGGCTCGGGCCCGGTCGAGCTGGAGAACGGCCGCCGGGTGGACTGA
- a CDS encoding DUF2191 domain-containing protein, with amino-acid sequence MAKVTVSLPAELVVEVMVLSGVGSPQDAVELVVRDYIERGHRTEARVAARDEALREVDAEPRATEG; translated from the coding sequence ATGGCCAAGGTCACCGTCTCCCTCCCCGCCGAGCTCGTCGTCGAGGTCATGGTCCTCTCCGGGGTCGGCAGCCCCCAGGACGCCGTCGAACTCGTCGTCCGCGACTACATCGAGCGCGGCCACCGCACCGAGGCCCGGGTCGCCGCGCGCGACGAGGCGCTGCGCGAGGTCGACGCCGAGCCGCGCGCCACCGAGGGCTGA
- a CDS encoding IS481 family transposase yields MSHRNARLTVHGRRLLVERVRSGRPVAHVAAEMGISRVTAHKWMRRWQAEGEQGLHDRPSRPLTTPHRTAAAVEARVCRLRQDRKLGPARLGPVLGLPASTVHRILVRHGLNRLAFLDRPTGQVIRRYERDRPGELIHVDVKKLGRIPDGGGHKVLGRQAGRARRSSVGFDYVHSAIDDHSRLAYSEIHRDEKVATCAGFLTRAAAFFHAHGITRIERVLTDNAWAYRKGLAWKQVLIEIGATGKLTRAYRPQTNGKVERFNRTLLDEWAYLRPFTSNDERTAALADFLHTYNYHRCHTALGGQPPITRVNNPAGQYT; encoded by the coding sequence GTGTCCCACCGTAATGCCCGGCTGACCGTTCACGGCAGGCGGCTGCTCGTCGAGCGTGTCCGTTCGGGCCGCCCCGTCGCGCATGTCGCGGCCGAGATGGGCATCTCACGTGTCACGGCCCACAAGTGGATGCGCCGCTGGCAAGCGGAGGGCGAACAGGGGCTGCACGACCGCCCCAGCCGTCCACTGACGACACCCCACCGCACGGCGGCAGCCGTGGAGGCCCGGGTGTGCCGGCTGCGCCAGGACCGCAAACTCGGCCCCGCCCGCCTCGGCCCCGTCCTGGGACTGCCCGCCTCGACCGTGCACCGCATCCTGGTCCGCCACGGCCTGAACCGGCTTGCCTTCCTCGACCGGCCCACCGGCCAGGTCATCCGCCGCTACGAACGCGACCGACCCGGCGAACTCATCCACGTCGACGTCAAGAAACTCGGCCGCATCCCCGACGGCGGCGGCCACAAGGTCCTGGGCCGCCAGGCCGGCCGCGCCCGCCGCAGCAGCGTGGGCTTCGACTACGTCCACTCAGCCATCGACGACCACAGCCGCCTCGCCTACAGCGAGATCCACCGCGACGAGAAAGTCGCCACCTGCGCCGGCTTCCTCACCCGCGCGGCCGCCTTCTTCCACGCCCACGGCATCACCCGCATCGAACGCGTGCTCACCGACAACGCCTGGGCCTACCGCAAGGGCCTGGCCTGGAAGCAGGTGCTCATCGAGATCGGCGCGACCGGCAAGCTGACTCGCGCCTACCGCCCGCAGACCAACGGCAAGGTCGAACGCTTCAACCGCACCCTGCTCGACGAGTGGGCCTACCTGCGGCCTTTCACCAGCAACGACGAACGCACCGCAGCCCTGGCCGACTTCCTCCACACCTACAACTACCATCGCTGCCACACCGCACTCGGAGGCCAGCCACCCATCACCCGAGTCAACAACCCTGCGGGTCAATACACCTAG
- a CDS encoding endo alpha-1,4 polygalactosaminidase, which translates to MSLSPGDPESMGGYALVDRLGSGGMGVVYLGRSDSGRQVAVKVVHPPYAQDQEFRTRFRQEVAAARRVSGAFTAPVVDADPDGAQPWMATLYVPGRTLSDVVAQDGPLRGRALRVLALGLVEALRDIHRAGVVHRDLKPSNVLMAEDGPRVIDFGISHAVDNEALTMTGRLIGTPPFMSPEQFTAPREVTGASDVFSLGSLLVYAATGNRPFDGSSPYLTGYQVMYEAPDLDGVVEPLRSVARRCLDKDPAARPELGELRDMLRALPDSDVVAEPVTPVADPVEPAGRDAGAVNRGGSGRRRRRVLVGLAAVLAVTGLSIVAVRGGSAVLNAASPSPTAPPVGAGASPTRSPASPSASASRATVTPPPKHVPWDYQIGGAYAPAAGVRVVSRSHESAPVPGLYTICNINAFQAQEGAEAEWDSDLLLRDADGKVVYDKDWNEAILDIRTDAKRRRIAAVLNTWIDGCAAKGYQAVEPDNYDTFTRYPDRLTGDQAEALMKLLAAHAHADGLAIAQKNTVELVSDRAAVGLDFAVVEECAEYDECGAFAEAFDDNVLVVEYTAKGMAQACSGWGGTLSVVRRDQLVVPKGTSGYVHQTC; encoded by the coding sequence ATGTCGCTGAGCCCCGGCGATCCGGAATCCATGGGCGGCTATGCGCTGGTCGACCGGCTCGGCAGCGGCGGCATGGGCGTCGTCTATCTGGGGCGTTCGGACTCGGGGCGGCAGGTCGCGGTGAAGGTCGTGCACCCGCCGTACGCGCAGGACCAGGAGTTCCGCACCCGCTTCCGGCAGGAGGTGGCGGCGGCCCGCCGGGTCAGCGGGGCGTTCACGGCCCCGGTGGTGGACGCGGATCCGGACGGCGCGCAGCCGTGGATGGCGACCCTGTACGTCCCGGGCCGCACCCTGTCGGACGTCGTGGCCCAGGACGGCCCGCTGCGCGGACGGGCGTTGCGCGTGCTCGCGCTGGGGCTCGTCGAGGCGCTGCGGGACATCCACCGGGCGGGTGTGGTGCACCGTGATCTGAAGCCGAGCAACGTTCTGATGGCCGAGGACGGGCCCCGGGTCATCGACTTCGGCATCTCGCACGCCGTCGACAACGAGGCTCTCACCATGACCGGCCGGCTGATCGGCACCCCGCCCTTCATGTCGCCGGAGCAGTTCACCGCGCCGCGCGAGGTCACCGGCGCCTCGGACGTCTTCTCGCTGGGGTCGCTGCTGGTCTACGCGGCCACCGGCAACCGCCCGTTCGACGGCAGCAGCCCGTACCTGACCGGTTATCAGGTGATGTACGAGGCGCCCGACCTGGACGGGGTCGTCGAACCGCTGCGGAGCGTCGCCCGACGCTGTCTGGACAAGGACCCGGCGGCCCGGCCCGAGCTCGGTGAACTGCGCGACATGCTGCGGGCGCTGCCGGACTCCGACGTGGTGGCCGAACCGGTCACGCCGGTGGCGGATCCCGTCGAGCCCGCGGGGCGTGACGCCGGGGCGGTGAACCGTGGGGGTTCCGGACGTCGGAGGCGGCGCGTCCTCGTCGGTCTCGCGGCGGTCCTCGCCGTCACCGGGCTGAGCATCGTGGCGGTGAGAGGCGGATCGGCCGTGCTGAACGCGGCCTCCCCCTCGCCCACCGCGCCCCCGGTCGGCGCCGGCGCGTCCCCCACCCGGTCGCCGGCATCCCCCTCGGCGTCCGCGTCCCGCGCCACGGTGACGCCGCCGCCGAAGCACGTGCCGTGGGACTACCAGATCGGCGGCGCGTACGCCCCGGCGGCCGGCGTGCGGGTGGTGAGCCGCAGCCATGAGAGCGCCCCCGTGCCCGGGCTCTACACCATCTGCAACATCAACGCCTTCCAGGCGCAGGAGGGCGCGGAGGCCGAGTGGGACTCCGACCTGCTGCTGCGCGACGCCGACGGGAAGGTCGTCTACGACAAGGACTGGAACGAGGCGATCCTGGACATCCGCACGGACGCCAAGCGCCGGCGCATCGCCGCCGTGCTGAACACCTGGATCGACGGGTGCGCGGCCAAGGGCTACCAGGCCGTCGAGCCCGACAACTACGACACCTTCACCCGCTACCCGGACCGCCTCACGGGCGACCAGGCCGAGGCGCTGATGAAGCTGCTGGCCGCGCACGCCCACGCCGACGGACTGGCCATCGCCCAGAAGAACACCGTCGAGCTGGTGTCCGACCGGGCGGCCGTGGGCCTGGACTTCGCCGTGGTGGAGGAGTGCGCCGAGTACGACGAGTGCGGCGCGTTCGCCGAGGCGTTCGACGACAACGTGCTCGTGGTCGAGTACACGGCGAAGGGCATGGCGCAGGCGTGCTCCGGCTGGGGCGGCACCCTCAGCGTCGTCCGCCGTGACCAGTTGGTCGTGCCCAAGGGGACGAGCGGGTACGTCCACCAGACCTGTTGA
- a CDS encoding SIR2 family NAD-dependent protein deacylase translates to MNRPLVALLSGAGISTDSGIPDYRGPNGLWRRDPEAEKLVTYEYYMRDPEIRRRSWQMRRATGALRAEPNAAHLAVAELERSGIPVRVITQNVDGLHQRAGMPDRKVLELHGSAHAVVCTGCHARGPMRDALARVEAGEEDPPCLRCGGILKSATVMFGERLDPVVLGDALAISKACTVFLAVGTTLQVQPAAGLAGVAADHGARLIIVNAEPTPYDEIADEVVREPIGTALPRLLRELAAPAL, encoded by the coding sequence ATGAACAGGCCACTCGTCGCCCTCCTCAGCGGTGCGGGCATCTCCACCGACTCCGGGATCCCCGACTACCGCGGCCCGAACGGGCTGTGGCGGCGGGATCCCGAGGCCGAGAAGCTCGTCACGTACGAGTACTACATGCGGGATCCGGAGATCCGGCGGCGGTCGTGGCAGATGCGGCGCGCGACCGGGGCGCTGCGGGCCGAGCCGAACGCGGCGCACCTCGCCGTCGCCGAGCTGGAGAGGTCCGGGATCCCGGTCAGGGTGATCACCCAGAACGTGGACGGGCTGCACCAGCGCGCGGGCATGCCCGACCGCAAGGTCCTCGAGCTGCACGGCAGCGCGCACGCTGTGGTGTGCACCGGGTGTCATGCCCGGGGGCCGATGCGGGACGCCCTCGCCCGGGTGGAGGCCGGTGAGGAGGACCCGCCCTGTCTGCGGTGCGGCGGGATCCTCAAGTCGGCCACCGTCATGTTCGGCGAGCGGCTCGACCCGGTGGTCCTCGGCGACGCGCTCGCGATCTCCAAGGCCTGCACGGTGTTCCTCGCCGTCGGCACCACCCTTCAGGTGCAGCCCGCCGCGGGCCTCGCCGGGGTCGCCGCCGACCACGGGGCCCGCCTGATCATCGTGAACGCCGAGCCGACCCCGTACGACGAGATCGCCGACGAGGTCGTCCGCGAGCCCATCGGCACCGCCCTGCCCCGCCTGCTGCGGGAGCTGGCCGCGCCGGCCCTCTGA
- a CDS encoding DUF6194 family protein: MEQIIATVRSFEGALVVVPAPGGDLPEIAWGDAFFYYAPDGRMPRRGQPYGTIVTKDYPDDTASGLDAPGRWRVNVKVDRPTFAELTGEDPRALTRPRDHAAADTVLPHPVYGGLGWIAVVDPADRTTELVLRLLRTAHDTARARFGD, translated from the coding sequence ATGGAGCAGATCATCGCGACCGTGCGTTCCTTCGAGGGTGCCCTCGTGGTCGTCCCGGCCCCGGGTGGCGACCTTCCCGAGATCGCCTGGGGGGACGCGTTCTTCTACTACGCGCCCGACGGCCGGATGCCGCGGCGCGGTCAGCCGTACGGGACGATCGTCACCAAGGACTACCCCGACGACACCGCCTCCGGCCTCGACGCGCCGGGCCGCTGGCGGGTGAACGTCAAGGTCGACCGGCCGACGTTCGCCGAGCTGACCGGGGAGGACCCGCGCGCCCTCACCCGTCCTCGCGACCACGCGGCCGCCGACACCGTGCTGCCGCACCCCGTGTACGGCGGGCTCGGCTGGATCGCGGTCGTCGACCCCGCCGACAGGACGACGGAGCTGGTCCTGCGGCTTCTGCGCACGGCCCACGACACGGCCCGCGCCCGCTTCGGAGACTGA
- a CDS encoding MerR family transcriptional regulator → MRTVDVARESGYSVQQVRDLERLGVIPPAVRAANGYRAYTPAHVHALRAYRGLAGAVGPVEARRLLARVRTRTLAEAAAAVSALHVRLARERDEALRAEEALRAIRDEAGTGGAERDSDAMTITELAGALGVRPSTLRFWEQEGLVAPERVTTLRARRYGLAAVRAARVVAALRGSGYGIPAVREIMGSLDRLDGLEDTARLLGQRLDRIADRTVALLRAGADLAAICEGERSGRG, encoded by the coding sequence TTGCGCACCGTCGACGTGGCGCGGGAGTCGGGATACTCCGTGCAGCAGGTGCGGGACCTGGAGCGGCTCGGTGTGATTCCGCCGGCCGTGCGGGCGGCCAACGGCTACCGCGCCTACACCCCGGCGCATGTGCACGCGCTGCGCGCCTACCGGGGACTCGCGGGGGCGGTCGGGCCCGTCGAGGCCCGGCGGCTGCTCGCCCGGGTGCGGACACGGACGCTCGCTGAGGCCGCTGCGGCCGTCAGCGCGCTGCATGTCCGGCTGGCGCGGGAACGCGACGAGGCGCTGCGCGCCGAGGAGGCGTTGCGGGCGATCCGGGACGAGGCCGGGACCGGTGGGGCGGAGCGCGACAGCGACGCCATGACGATCACCGAGCTGGCGGGAGCGCTGGGGGTCCGTCCCTCCACCCTGCGGTTCTGGGAGCAGGAGGGGCTGGTCGCGCCCGAGCGGGTGACCACGCTGCGGGCCCGCCGGTACGGTCTCGCGGCGGTCCGGGCGGCCCGTGTCGTCGCGGCGCTGCGCGGCAGCGGCTACGGCATTCCCGCCGTGCGCGAGATCATGGGCTCCCTCGACCGGCTCGACGGGCTGGAGGACACCGCACGCCTCCTGGGGCAACGGCTCGACCGGATCGCCGACAGGACCGTGGCGCTGCTCCGGGCGGGCGCGGACCTGGCGGCGATCTGCGAGGGTGAGCGGTCAGGACGGGGCTGA